In the genome of Kwoniella shivajii chromosome 5, complete sequence, one region contains:
- a CDS encoding serine/threonine-protein phosphatase PP1, with product MGEQPNEIDLDSVIDRLLEVRGNRPGKAVQLAEYEIKYLCTKAREIFISQPILLELEAPIKICGDIHGQYYDLLRLFEYGGFPPEANYLFLGDYVDRGKQSLETICLLLAYKIKYPENFFILRGNHECASINRIYGFYDECKRRYNIKLWKTFTDCFNCLPIAAIIDEKIFTMHGGLSPDLQSMEQIRRVMRPTDVPDTGLLCDLLWSDPDKDITGWSENDRGVSFTFGPDVVSRFLQKHDMDLICRAHQVVEDGYEFFAKRQLVTLFSAPNYCGEFDNAGAMMSVDDTLLCSFQILKPAEKKAPKYGGYGASGRRQ from the exons atggGAGAACAACCAAACGAAATTGATTTGGACTCAGTTATCGATCGTCTCTTGGAAG TACGAGGAAACAGACCGGGCAAAGCTGTACAATTAGCAGAATATGAAATTAAATACCTTTGTACAAAAGCTAGAGAAATTTTCATCAGTCAACCCATCTTACTTGAATTAGAAGCTCCTATCAAAATATGCG GTGATATCCATGGACAATATTATGACCTTCTTAGACTCTTTGAATATGGTGGATTCCCACCAGAAGCCAATTACTTGTTCTTAGGAGATTACGTCGACAGAGGTAAACAATCACTCGAAACTATCTGTTTACTTTTAGCGTACAAAATCAAATACCCCgaaaacttcttcatcctaAGAGGGAACCACGAGTGTGCCAGTATTAACAGAATTTACGGATTTTATGATGAGT GTAAACGACGTTATAATATCAAGCTGTGGAAGACTTTCACCGATTGTTTCAACTGTTTACCCATTGCTGCtatcattgatgagaagatTTTCACCATGCACGGTGGTTTG AGTCCCGATTTGCAAAGTATGGAACAAATCCGAAGAGTGATGAGACCTACAGATGTACCCGATACTG GCCTTCTTTGTGATCTTTTATGGTCTGATCCCGATAAGGATATTACAGGATGGAGTGAGAATGATCGAGGTGTTTCGTTCACTTTTGGACCGGATGTAGTGTCACGATTCCTACAAAAGCATGACATGGATTTGATTTGTCGAGCTCATCAA GTCGTAGAAGATGGTTACGAATTCTTTGCCAAACGACAATTAGTTACACTGTTCTCTGCTCCTAATTACTGTGGAGAG TTCGATAACGCGGGCGCCATGATGTCCGTTGATGACACATTGCTCTGTTCCttccaa ATCCTCAAACCTGCTGAGAAGAAGGCTCCGAAATATGGGGGATACGGTGCCAGCGGACGGCGTCAGTGA